From Mesobacillus boroniphilus, the proteins below share one genomic window:
- a CDS encoding protein-tyrosine phosphatase family protein, with protein sequence MNGYQELIPKRIYIGGADAIPELLEKEKIDVVYDLRAENTEGDYDYNRKHQPIVDNAEHQDESVKQAIDEVINAYESGKNVYFHCSGGKNRTGTVAIGTLLKLGEANSVEEAEAKAKGIRKVINVNPEMKAALRRLFPNA encoded by the coding sequence ATGAACGGATACCAGGAATTAATCCCAAAACGAATTTACATTGGCGGAGCAGACGCCATTCCAGAATTGCTGGAAAAGGAAAAAATCGATGTTGTGTACGATTTACGTGCAGAAAATACAGAAGGCGATTATGATTATAATCGTAAGCACCAGCCAATCGTCGACAATGCTGAACACCAGGACGAGTCTGTGAAGCAGGCCATTGACGAGGTCATCAACGCATACGAATCTGGCAAGAATGTTTATTTCCACTGCTCAGGCGGAAAAAACAGGACAGGCACTGTAGCGATTGGAACATTGCTGAAGCTTGGAGAAGCGAACAGCGTTGAAGAAGCTGAAGCAAAGGCTAAGGGTATTCGCAAAGTCATTAACGTGAATCCAGAAATGAAGGCAGCGCTGAGAAGATTGTTCCCAAACGCGTAA
- the arsA gene encoding arsenical pump-driving ATPase: MFQTFHPKYVVNTPYLFFTGKGGVGKTSTACATAVALADTGKKVLIVSTDPASNLQDVFDIEIGNDPVEVPSVPNLSACNIDPEESARQYREKVISPYRSALPESVVATMEEQLSGACTVEIAAFDEFSNLLTDQELISQYDHILFDTAPTGHTLRLLQLPTAWSSFLEESTHGASCLGPLSGLGEKKQMYSSTVKALSDPKMTTLILVTRPEPSSMLEAERASAELKEIGMENQVVIINGLLEKHIEEDRISKAFFDRQQSALAEMPARLKQVGMFAIPYVPFSLTGIGNLRHMFNSVTHSVEINEVELSEDRLHSLQDLVNDFAQRDMRIIFTMGKGGVGKTTIASAIAVGLAEKGIKVHLTTTDPAAHLDYAFQQKNAYNRLSISRLDPKKEVEAYKEAVLSQNKNQLNEEALAYLEEDLNSPCTEEIAVFQAFADIVEKSKDEVVVIDTAPTGHTLLLLNSAKSYHKEISRSTGTVSESVQNLLPKLRNPEETSVVIVTLPEATPVLEATRLRDDLKRASIEPQWWVINQSLYAQQTTDPILQSKAEAEKVWIKKVSEEIAEKTSIVPWQPEEKLGYDKMKDLINSSFSH, translated from the coding sequence ATGTTCCAAACTTTCCATCCAAAATATGTAGTCAACACCCCTTATCTCTTTTTTACCGGAAAAGGCGGAGTGGGGAAGACCTCCACTGCCTGTGCCACAGCAGTTGCGCTGGCGGATACGGGAAAAAAGGTATTGATTGTGAGCACAGACCCGGCATCGAATCTGCAGGATGTGTTTGATATTGAAATCGGTAATGATCCAGTTGAAGTCCCATCTGTTCCAAATCTTTCGGCATGCAATATCGACCCGGAGGAATCTGCCCGCCAATATCGAGAAAAAGTGATTTCTCCTTATCGGAGCGCATTGCCGGAAAGTGTGGTCGCGACGATGGAGGAACAGCTTTCCGGTGCGTGTACAGTGGAAATCGCTGCTTTCGATGAGTTCTCCAACCTGCTTACCGACCAGGAGTTGATTAGTCAGTACGACCACATCTTGTTCGATACGGCTCCGACAGGACATACCCTGAGACTCCTTCAGCTGCCAACTGCCTGGAGCAGCTTTTTAGAGGAAAGCACTCACGGAGCTTCGTGCCTGGGCCCGCTATCAGGTCTTGGTGAAAAAAAGCAGATGTACAGCTCGACGGTAAAAGCTCTGTCTGATCCAAAAATGACGACACTGATCCTCGTGACAAGGCCAGAACCTTCTTCGATGCTCGAAGCAGAACGGGCTTCGGCAGAGTTAAAGGAAATCGGGATGGAAAACCAGGTCGTCATTATCAATGGACTGTTGGAGAAGCATATAGAGGAAGACAGAATATCAAAAGCATTCTTTGACAGGCAGCAAAGCGCTTTGGCTGAAATGCCTGCTCGCTTGAAGCAAGTAGGGATGTTCGCGATTCCATATGTTCCATTTTCATTGACCGGAATCGGAAACCTTCGCCACATGTTCAATAGTGTAACTCATTCTGTTGAAATCAATGAGGTAGAGCTTTCTGAAGACCGTCTGCATTCCCTGCAGGATCTCGTAAATGATTTTGCTCAAAGAGATATGAGGATCATTTTTACAATGGGAAAGGGCGGAGTTGGAAAAACGACGATCGCTTCTGCAATTGCCGTCGGTCTTGCTGAAAAAGGCATTAAGGTTCATTTGACGACAACAGATCCAGCGGCTCACCTGGACTATGCGTTCCAGCAGAAAAATGCCTATAATCGTTTGTCAATCAGCCGCCTTGATCCGAAAAAAGAGGTTGAGGCATATAAGGAAGCGGTTCTGTCGCAAAATAAGAACCAGTTAAATGAAGAAGCCCTTGCTTATCTCGAGGAGGACCTGAATTCACCATGTACCGAAGAGATTGCCGTATTCCAGGCATTTGCCGATATTGTGGAGAAGTCTAAGGACGAGGTAGTGGTCATTGACACAGCACCAACTGGACATACTTTGCTGCTATTGAATTCGGCTAAGTCATATCATAAAGAAATATCACGTTCGACAGGTACGGTATCCGAAAGTGTCCAGAATTTATTGCCGAAATTGCGAAATCCAGAGGAAACGAGCGTGGTAATCGTTACATTGCCAGAAGCGACTCCTGTTCTGGAGGCAACACGCTTGCGGGATGATTTAAAGCGGGCCTCGATCGAACCGCAATGGTGGGTAATCAATCAGAGCCTGTATGCACAGCAGACGACGGACCCTATTTTACAGAGCAAAGCTGAAGCGGAAAAAGTCTGGATCAAGAAAGTCAGTGAAGAGATTGCTGAGAAGACGAGCATCGTTCCATGGCAGCCAGAAGAAAAACTCGGGTACGATAAAATGAAGGACTTGATCAATAGCAGTTTTTCGCATTGA
- the galU gene encoding UTP--glucose-1-phosphate uridylyltransferase GalU gives MIQVKKAIIPAAGLGTRFLPATKAMPKEMLPILDRPTIEYIIEEAIESGIEDIIIVTGKGKRAIEDHFDNNFELEEILTSRGKLDLLDKIEQSSSVEIHYIRQKEPRGLGHAVWCARKFIGNEPFAVLLGDDIVKAEKPCLKQLIEQYNETNRSIVGVQKVGYKETERYGIIDPSSVEGRLYEVRRFVEKPGIGNAPSNLAIMGRYILTPEIFDFLARQEKGTGGEIQLTDAIQKLNQVQAVYAYNFEGIRYDVGEMMGYIRTIIDFALQHEVLGDEVREMLEKLIMDRVMK, from the coding sequence TTGATACAGGTTAAAAAGGCCATAATTCCTGCAGCTGGTTTGGGTACGAGATTCCTGCCTGCAACAAAAGCAATGCCTAAAGAAATGCTTCCAATTCTTGACCGGCCCACGATTGAGTACATTATCGAGGAAGCCATTGAGTCAGGTATTGAAGATATCATCATTGTTACGGGCAAGGGGAAAAGGGCGATTGAAGATCATTTCGATAATAATTTTGAGCTAGAAGAAATCTTAACAAGTAGAGGAAAGCTGGATTTACTGGATAAAATCGAACAATCTTCTAGTGTGGAGATTCATTATATACGTCAAAAGGAGCCTAGAGGATTAGGTCATGCTGTCTGGTGTGCACGTAAATTCATAGGCAATGAACCATTTGCCGTTCTATTAGGGGACGATATTGTCAAAGCTGAAAAACCGTGCCTTAAGCAATTGATAGAGCAATATAACGAAACAAACAGGTCTATCGTCGGCGTGCAAAAGGTCGGTTATAAGGAAACTGAGCGTTATGGAATTATTGATCCCTCCTCAGTTGAAGGGAGACTGTATGAGGTTAGACGTTTCGTGGAGAAGCCTGGAATAGGGAATGCCCCTTCTAATCTGGCAATCATGGGTCGATACATCCTGACACCAGAGATTTTCGATTTCCTTGCCCGTCAAGAAAAGGGGACCGGCGGAGAAATACAGTTAACAGACGCGATTCAAAAATTGAATCAGGTCCAAGCGGTTTACGCATATAACTTCGAAGGCATCCGATATGATGTTGGCGAGATGATGGGATATATCCGGACAATTATCGATTTTGCCCTTCAGCATGAAGTCCTTGGGGATGAAGTTAGAGAGATGTTAGAGAAACTGATTATGGATAGAGTAATGAAATAA
- a CDS encoding CpsD/CapB family tyrosine-protein kinase produces MGHPKYRFRNPAMRYLITKINPQSQVSEQYRTIRTNIEFAAVDHKIQTLVITSASPGEGKSMTAANLAVVYAQQGKRVLLIDADLRKPTVHYTFCLDNYKGLSNIIVGDALPDEAIVTCDVENLDILTCGPIPPNPSELLTSMRMKAFVYEARKFYDIILCDTPPVLAVSDAQILANLCDGTILVVRCKNTKIEHVQKAIGALKAVNARLIGTILNDSKKRTEDYYYN; encoded by the coding sequence ATGGGACATCCTAAGTATCGGTTTCGTAATCCTGCAATGCGCTATTTAATTACAAAAATAAACCCGCAGTCCCAAGTTTCAGAACAGTATCGAACTATCAGGACAAACATTGAGTTTGCCGCGGTTGACCATAAAATTCAAACCTTGGTTATCACGTCTGCCTCTCCTGGGGAAGGAAAGTCCATGACTGCTGCAAATCTTGCTGTTGTCTATGCTCAGCAAGGTAAAAGGGTCCTTCTCATTGATGCTGATTTAAGAAAACCAACAGTGCATTATACATTTTGCCTGGATAATTATAAAGGACTTAGCAATATTATTGTTGGAGATGCCTTACCTGATGAGGCTATAGTAACTTGTGATGTTGAAAACTTGGATATTTTAACATGTGGGCCTATACCACCCAATCCATCTGAACTACTGACCTCGATGAGAATGAAAGCTTTCGTGTATGAAGCTCGAAAATTTTATGACATTATCTTATGTGATACCCCGCCAGTTTTAGCTGTATCAGATGCCCAGATATTAGCCAATCTTTGTGATGGGACAATTCTGGTGGTCCGCTGCAAAAATACAAAGATAGAGCACGTACAAAAAGCAATTGGGGCTCTAAAGGCAGTGAACGCAAGGTTAATAGGGACTATATTAAATGATTCTAAGAAACGGACAGAAGACTATTATTATAATTAA
- a CDS encoding YveK family protein — protein sequence MEDKLILKGAFSIIRKWLWLIISLTISAGLIAGIISFFILNPIYESSSQFLVNQNNPGANQEYTENDIRTNVELINTYKVILQSSRILDQVATELKLKMSNEVLGKKIDVSSAESSQVVTVAVTDTDPQLAVDIANTTVRIFQNEISELMNIDNVRVLSEAKLSPKPEPIGPNKLLNIFVAMLLGALTGTGIAFLWEYIDTRIKSEEDIAEKLHIPVIGVISHVDETEESKRRMTSKKKQGVMLDGTS from the coding sequence ATGGAAGATAAGCTTATTTTAAAAGGGGCATTTAGCATTATCAGGAAGTGGCTGTGGCTGATCATTTCTCTGACTATTAGTGCAGGACTCATAGCAGGAATAATTAGCTTTTTTATCCTCAATCCAATCTACGAAAGCAGTTCTCAGTTTCTCGTAAACCAAAACAACCCAGGGGCTAATCAGGAGTATACAGAGAATGATATCAGGACTAACGTGGAACTGATCAATACTTATAAGGTTATCCTCCAAAGCTCAAGAATCCTGGACCAGGTTGCTACGGAATTAAAGCTAAAAATGTCGAACGAGGTATTAGGGAAAAAAATCGATGTTTCCAGTGCAGAGAGTTCCCAGGTGGTTACAGTAGCTGTCACTGACACAGATCCTCAGCTTGCAGTGGATATTGCTAATACAACCGTACGGATATTCCAAAATGAAATCTCTGAACTTATGAACATAGATAACGTGAGAGTATTATCAGAAGCAAAGCTATCACCTAAACCTGAACCAATCGGACCTAATAAACTCCTGAATATATTCGTTGCTATGTTATTAGGAGCCCTGACAGGTACAGGGATTGCCTTTCTATGGGAGTACATTGACACCAGGATAAAATCAGAAGAAGACATTGCAGAAAAACTACATATCCCGGTGATCGGGGTGATTTCACATGTCGATGAAACAGAAGAATCCAAAAGGCGAATGACGAGTAAAAAAAAACAGGGAGTGATGCTTGATGGGACATCCTAA
- a CDS encoding UDP-glucose dehydrogenase family protein, translating into MYIAVVGTGYVGLVTGVSLAEVGHRVVCIDIDAAKVKKMSKGISPIYEPSLDELMKKNLTANRLSFTTDHQEAFKESEVIYIAVGTPENEDGSANLGFVERVAIDIAKHVRKDAIVVTKSTVPVGTNDTIKQVIRTNLVRDVKVEIVSNPEFLREGSAIHDSFHGDRIVIGAESERAADIIEEINRPFGIPVYKTDIRSAEMIKYASNAFLATKISFINEISNICERVGANVEDVAIGMGLDHRIGNQFLNAGIGYGGSCFPKDTKALIQIAGNVDYDFELLKGVVNVNKHQQQLLLNKLKERVGSIEGKRIAVLGLAFKPNTDDMREAASIRVTEELVNNGAFVVAYDPVAMEKARQVLVPQVAFANSASEAIKNSDAVLILTEWDEIKELDPELFETMAYPLVIDGRNCFDLELMRKYRLEYHSVGRPAVRNMLITRN; encoded by the coding sequence ATGTACATTGCTGTAGTTGGTACTGGATATGTTGGCCTTGTGACAGGTGTCAGCCTGGCTGAAGTCGGCCATCGAGTAGTCTGTATTGATATCGATGCTGCAAAGGTCAAGAAGATGAGCAAGGGTATTTCACCTATTTATGAGCCATCTTTAGATGAATTGATGAAAAAGAATTTGACAGCAAACCGTCTGTCCTTCACGACGGATCATCAAGAAGCGTTCAAGGAGTCTGAGGTCATCTATATAGCCGTTGGGACACCTGAAAATGAGGATGGCTCAGCAAACCTTGGCTTTGTAGAACGAGTTGCGATTGATATTGCTAAACATGTCAGGAAGGACGCAATCGTTGTTACGAAAAGTACCGTCCCAGTCGGTACGAACGATACGATCAAGCAGGTAATAAGGACAAACCTTGTAAGAGATGTAAAAGTAGAGATTGTTTCAAATCCTGAATTCTTAAGGGAAGGTTCTGCGATACATGATTCCTTTCACGGTGATCGTATTGTCATCGGGGCAGAAAGCGAGCGTGCTGCAGACATAATAGAAGAAATTAACAGGCCCTTTGGTATTCCGGTATACAAAACCGATATTCGAAGTGCAGAAATGATTAAATATGCTTCTAATGCATTTCTTGCCACTAAAATCAGTTTTATTAATGAGATTTCGAACATTTGTGAACGTGTCGGGGCCAATGTGGAGGATGTAGCAATAGGGATGGGACTGGATCATCGCATTGGAAATCAATTTTTAAATGCCGGGATTGGCTATGGAGGCTCGTGTTTCCCTAAGGATACAAAGGCACTGATCCAAATCGCTGGAAATGTAGACTATGATTTTGAACTGCTAAAAGGCGTAGTCAATGTAAATAAACATCAGCAGCAGCTTTTATTAAACAAACTTAAGGAACGGGTTGGTTCAATAGAAGGAAAAAGGATAGCCGTCCTGGGCCTGGCTTTCAAACCAAATACTGATGATATGAGAGAAGCCGCATCCATCCGCGTTACCGAAGAACTGGTAAACAATGGCGCTTTTGTTGTTGCTTATGATCCAGTGGCGATGGAGAAGGCCAGGCAGGTGTTGGTTCCACAAGTGGCCTTTGCAAACAGCGCTTCGGAAGCTATCAAGAACAGCGATGCGGTGCTAATTCTTACCGAGTGGGATGAGATAAAGGAACTAGACCCAGAATTATTTGAAACGATGGCCTATCCGCTTGTCATTGATGGCAGGAATTGTTTCGATCTTGAATTGATGAGAAAGTACAGACTTGAATATCATTCCGTGGGCAGGCCGGCAGTCAGGAATATGTTGATTACTCGCAACTAA